In Melospiza georgiana isolate bMelGeo1 chromosome 15, bMelGeo1.pri, whole genome shotgun sequence, one genomic interval encodes:
- the SMIM33 gene encoding small integral membrane protein 33, producing MNASVAGSQLRQPEPQDVAAFTPVSIVRSVSKKSDTLPVISVIVVLFVLLAVFIVLLVHYGPQLRTVQVTLHHEPMAQHMDTVLLTQWRCLDAHGKMGSAGVTCHCSCSHHLPLGSAEPNVIEITYL from the coding sequence ATGAACGCCTCGGTGGCCGGCAGCCAGCTGAGACAGCCCGAGCCCCAGGACGTGGCCGCCTTCACCCCCGTGTCCATCGTCAGGAGCGTGAGCAAGAAATCGGACACGCTGCCGGTGATCTCGGTGATCGTGGTGCTCTTCGTGCTGCTGGCCGTGTTCATCGTGCTGCTGGTGCACTACGGCCCCCAGCTGCGCACGGTGCAGGTCACGCTGCACCACGAGCCCATGGCCCAGCACATGGACACCGTGCTCCTCACACAGTGGAGGTGCCTGGATGCCCACGGCAAGATGGGCTCGGCTGGAGTGACCTgccactgctcctgcagccaccaccttCCCCTCGGGAGTGCTGAGCCCAATGTCATCGAGATCACCTACCTGTGA